A region from the Vicia villosa cultivar HV-30 ecotype Madison, WI linkage group LG3, Vvil1.0, whole genome shotgun sequence genome encodes:
- the LOC131657931 gene encoding pentatricopeptide repeat-containing protein At2g21090-like encodes INTVMFHTDVITSTIENLSSLISNCVTAKSLKHAKALHSHLIKTAFFPDVFLANGLIDLYSKCGCVESTHKAFDDLPIKTTRSWNTLLSFYCKKGAFNEAYKLFDKMPQKNLVSYNSFISGLTRHGSYEEAVKFFRMMQKGCGGLMLDEFTLGSIVGSCSCLGNVKWLRQVHGVAVIVGFHSNVILNNALIDAYGKCGEPHASFRIFRSMLEKDVVSWTSMVVTYSQASRIEDACKVFDEMPIKNMVSWTALITGFVKNGRCCEALEVFRGMIEEGVLPSAQTFVSVLDACASEALIGKGKQVHCQIIRGRSSGNLFNVYVCNALIDMYAKCGDMKSAENLFEMMIHVRDVVSWNTLINGFAQNGCGEDSLVVFNRMVEANIEPNHVTFLGLLSACNHVGLVNEGLELLDSMERRYGVKAESDHYALLIDLLGRKNRLKEAMCLIEKVLYGTKNNIAMWGALLGSCRVHENLELARKAAEALFKLEPENTGRYVMLSNIYAASGRWGDANNIRNVMKERGLKKEPACSWIELKNSKHEFVAKAKSHPQIDEIYEVNSKLVQHLMDVGYQPCLSYPFVLDEDDDFYFS; translated from the coding sequence ATAAACACGGTAATGTTTCACACCGATGTTATAACCTCCACGATTGAAAACCTTTCGTCTCTTATTTCAAACTGTGTCACAGCGAAAAGCTTGAAGCATGCCAAAGCCTTGCACTCTCACCTTATCAAAACAGCGTTTTTCCCTGACGTTTTTCTCGCCAATGGACTAATCGATTTGTATTCCAAATGTGGCTGTGTAGAGAGTACCCACAAAGCCTTTGACGATCTTCCCATCAAAACAACACGTTCGTGGAACACACTGCTCTCTTTTTACTGCAAAAAAGGAGCTTTCAATGAAGCTTATAAACTGTTTGATAAAATGCCGCAAAAAAACCTCGTTAGTTATAACTCGTTTATATCCGGTTTAACACGTCATGGGTCTTATGAAGAAGCAGTTAAATTCTTTAGGATGATGCAAAAGGGTTGTGGTGGTTTGATGTTAGATGAGTTCACGCTTGGTAGCATAGTGGGTAGCTGTTCTTGTTTGGGTAATGTTAAATGGTTGCGGCAGGTTCATGGGGTGGCAGTTATAGTTGGATTTCACTCCAATGTGATTCTCAACAATGCTTTGATTGATGCTTATGGAAAATGTGGAGAACCCCATGCTTCTTTTCGTATTTTTCGCTCGATGTTAGAGAAAGATGTTGTGTCTTGGACATCAATGGTTGTTACATACAGTCAAGCATCGAGAATAGAGGATGCAtgtaaggtgtttgatgaaatgccaatTAAGAACATGGTTTCTTGGACTGCTTTGATAACAGGTTTTGTGAAAAATGGACGTTGTTGCGAAGCTTTGGAAGTTTTTCGCGGAATGATTGAAGAAGGGGTACTGCCTAGTGCACAAACTTTTGTAAGTGTTTTAGATGCTTGTGCAAGTGAGGCTCTTATAGGAAAAGGGAAACAGGTTCATTGTCAAATTATTAGAGGTAGAAGTAGTGGCAACTTGTTTAATGTGTATGTATGTAATGCTTTGATTGACATGTATGCAAAGTGTGGAGATATGAAATCAGCTGAAAATTTGTTTGAGATGATGATTCATGTGAGGGATGTTGTGTCTTGGAATACATTAATAAATGGATTTGCACAAAATGGTTGCGGCGAAGATTCGTTGGTTGTTTTTAACAGAATGGTAGAAGCCAACATAGAACCAAATCACGTGACATTTCTTGGACTACTTTCTGCTTGCAATCACGTAGGTTTAGTTAACGAAGGGTTAGAGTTGCTTGATTCAATGGAAAGGCGATACGGAGTGAAGGCAGAAAGTGATCACTATGCGTTATTAATTGATTTGCTTGGAAGGAAAAACAGGCTTAAAGAAGCCATGTGTTTGATTGAGAAAGTGTTATATGGAACTAAAAATAACATTGCAATGTGGGGTGCATTGTTGGGATCTTGTAGAGTTCATGAAAACTTGGAACTTGCTAGAAAAGCTGCAGAAGCTTTGTTTAAGTTGGAACCTGAAAACACTGGTAGATATGTTATGTTATCTAACATTTATGCTGCTTCTGGTAGATGGGGTGATGCTAACAATATTAGAAATGTAATGAAAGAGAGAGGTTTGAAGAAAGAACCAGCCTGTAGTTGGATTGAGTTGAAGAATTCAAAGCACGAGTTTGTGGCCAAGGCCAAGTCTCATCCACAGATTGATGAGATATATGAAGTAAACAGTAAATTAGTGCAGCATTTGATGGATGTTGGATATCAACCATGCCTTAGTTACCCTTTTGTTCTTGATGAGGATGATGATTTCTACTTTAGTTAG
- the LOC131661104 gene encoding pentatricopeptide repeat-containing protein At2g13600-like codes for MGKHGFVRKVVGDLSFLDSSPFAKLLDSCVKSKSVFEARRVHARIIKTQFSSEIFIQNRLIDVYGKCGFLEDARKVFDHMLQRNTFSWNAVLTALTKCGALDEALNLFKCMPEPDQCSWNAMVSGFAQRDRFEEALRFFVDMHKEDFVVNEYSVCSALSACAGLTDLNIGVQIHGLISKSRYSLDVYMGSALVDMYSKCGVVDSAQRAFDDMDVKNIVSWNSLITCYEQNGPAGKALEVFVRMMSNGIEPDEITLASVVSACASLSAIREGLQIHARVMRLDKFRNDLVLGNALVDMYAKCKRVNEARLVFDRMPLRDVVSETSMVSGYAKASSVKAARLMFSNMMERNVVSWNALIAGYTQNGDNEEAVRLFLLLKRESTWPTHYTFGNLLNACANLADLKLGRQAHTHILKHGFWFQSGEESDIFVGNSLIDMYMKCGLVEDGRLVFERMLERDNVSWNAMIIGFAQNGFGTEALEIFRKMLVSGEKPDHVTMIGVLSACSHAGLVEEGRRYFQSMMTDHGLAPIKDHYTCMVDLLGRAGCLDEANNLIQTMPIEPDAVVWGSLLAACKVHGNITLGKYVAEKLLEIDPLNSGPYVLLSNMYAELGKWKDVMRVRKQMRQMGVIKQPGCSWIEIQSHLHVFMVKDKRHPHKKDIYLILKILTEQMKRVGYVPEVDDDETYEEESDSELIFHSDMEMAVNAAVG; via the coding sequence ATGGGTAAACATGGGTTCGTCCGAAAAGTGGTCGGTGACTTATCTTTTTTGGACTCGTCACCCTTCGCGAAACTATTGGACTCTTGCGTTAAGTCAAAATCTGTTTTTGAGGCGCGTCGCGTTCATGCTCGAATCATTAAGACACAATTTTCCTCAGAAATCTTCATTCAGAACAGGCTTATTGATGTTTATGGGAAATGCGGTTTTTTGGAGGACGCGCGCAAGGTGTTTGATCATATGCTGCAAAGAAACACTTTCAGTTGGAATGCTGTTTTAACTGCTTTGACAAAGTGTGGTGCTCTTGATGAGGCTTTGAACTTGTTTAAGTGTATGCCTGAGCCTGATCAGTGTTCTTGGAATGCTATGGTGTCAGGTTTTGCTCAACGGGATCGTTTTGAGGAGGCGTTGAGATTCTTTGTTGATATGCATAAGGAGGATTTTGTGGTTAATGAGTATTCGGTTTGCAGTGCTCTTAGTGCTTGTGCAGGGTTGACAGATTTGAATATTGGTGTTCAAATCCATGGTTTAATATCGAAGTCTCGTTATTCGTTGGATGTTTACATGGGTTCGGCTCTAGTTGATATGTACTCAAAGTGTGGGGTGGTGGATAGTGCTCAAAGGGCTTTTGATGATATGGATGTGAAGAATATAGTTTCTTGGAACAGTTTGATTACTTGCTATGAGCAAAATGGTCCTGCTGGTAAAGCTCTAGAGGTTTTTGTAAGAATGATGAGTAATGGGATTGAGCCCGATGAGATTACTTTGGCCAGTGTGGTTAGTGCTTGTGCAAGCTTGTCAGCTATTAGAGAAGGTTTGCAAATTCACGCTCGTGTTATGAGATTGGATAAATTTCGGAATGACCTTGTGTTAGGCAATGCTTTGGTTGATATGTATGCGAAGTGCAAGAGAGTTAATGAAGCTCGATTGGTTTTCGATAGGATGCCACTTAGGGATGTGGTATCTGAAACCTCCATGGTTAGTGGATATGCAAAGGCATCAAGTGTGAAAGCGGCGAGATTGATGTTTTCAAACATGATGGAGAGGAATGTGGTGTCGTGGAATGCTCTTATTGCAGGTTATACGCAGAACGGAGATAATGAAGAGGCGGTTAGACTATTCCTCCTCCTAAAAAGGGAATCCACCTGGCCAACTCATTACACCTTTGGCAACTTGCTTAACGCGTGTGCAAATCTTGCTGATCTGAAGCTTGGAAGACAGGCACATACTCACATTTTGAAGCATGGTTTTTGGTTTCAGTCAGGGGAAGAATCTGATATTTTTGTAGGGAATTCTCTTATTGACATGTACATGAAATGTGGATTAGTTGAAGATGGACGATTGGTTTTTGAGCGCATGTTAGAAAGGGATAACGTCTCGTGGAATGCCATGATAATCGGATTTGCGCAAAATGGTTTTGGTACCGAGGCCCTTGAAATTTTCAGGAAAATGCTGGTATCTGGAGAGAAACCAGATCATGTTACTATGATAGGAGTTCTGTCTGCATGTAGTCATGCAGGACTTGTTGAAGAAGGCCGACGTTACTTCCAGTCAATGATGACCGATCATGGCTTAGCACCAATAAAGGACCATTATACATGCATGGTTGATTTACTTGGTCGTGCTGGTTGCCTTGATGAAGCAAACAATTTGATACAAACAATGCCAATTGAACCTGATGCTGTTGTTTGGGGATCATTACTTGCTGCTTGTAAGGTTCATGGAAACATTACATTAGGAAAGTATGTGGCAGAAAAGCTCTTGGAGATTGATCCCTTGAACTCTGGACCATATGTTCTTCTTTCAAATATGTACGCTGAGCTTGGTAAATGGAAAGATGTGATGAGAGTCCGGAAACAAATGAGGCAAATGGGAGTAATAAAGCAACCTGGTTGCAGTTGGATTGAAATTCAGAGTCATCTACATGTTTTCATGGTAAAAGATAAAAGACACCCTCATAAGAAGGACATCTATTTAATTCTGAAAATTCTAACAGAACAGATGAAGCGAGTTGGCTATGTTCCAGAAGTCGACGATGATGAGACTTATGAAGAAGAAAGTGACTCTGAACTTATTTTTCACAGTGACATGGAAATGGCAGTAAATGCTGCTGTTGGATag
- the LOC131661105 gene encoding ABC transporter G family member 5-like, translating to MKKQWCEIEAIGINYKIHSTKTIKQPFKIFNKPLKPDDEANAREMPGSGVKHVLKDVNCMAKPCEILAIVGPSGAGKSSLLEILAGRVSPQNGGSILVNQEHVDKSQFRKISGYVTQKDTLFPLLTVEETMMFSAKLRLNLPQEKLCSKVKSLIQELGLSHVARTRVGDGDDRIRGISGGERRRVSIGVEVIHDPKVLILDEATSGLDSTSALQIIDMLKVMAESRGRTIILSIHQPGFRIVKLFNSILLLDNGSVLHHGSVDLLDVNLRLMGLELPLHVNVVEFAIESIETIQQHQQSLQVQTEAPKRVLGSMILKKGDDQGESRSGKLTLLQLFQQSKVFDIENINVGMDFTCDYANSRLRETMILAHRFSKNILRTNELFAFKTVQMLISGLVLGSIFGNLKDGLVGAEQRVGLFAFILTFLLSSTIDALPIFLQEREILMKETSSGSYRVSSYALANGLVYLPFLLILAILFAVPLYWIVGLNQNFTAFLHFLLLIWLILYTANSVVVCFSALVPNFIVGNSVIAGVIGSSFLFSGYFISNHEIPKYWIFMHYLSLFKYPFEGFLINEFSNSKKCLEYMFGACVMKGEDILKEEGYGGESSRWKNVGVMVSFIFAYRFISYVILRYRCSQRVIF from the coding sequence ATGAAGAAACAATGGTGTGAGATTGAGGCAATAGGCATTAACTATAAGATCCATAGCACAAAGACAATAAAACAGCCTTTTAAAATCTTCAACAAACCTCTAAAACCAGACGATGAAGCAAACGCCAGAGAAATGCCGGGTAGTGGAGTTAAGCATGTTCTCAAGGATGTTAATTGCATGGCCAAGCCATGTGAAATTCTTGCGATAGTTGGGCCAAGTGGAGCAGGAAAATCATCACTGCTGGAGATTCTTGCTGGTAGAGTTAGTCCACAGAATGGAGGTTCTATCTTGGTGAACCAGGAGCATGTAGATAAATCTCAGTTCAGAAAAATTTCAGGGTATGTTACACAAAAGGATACCCTTTTCCCCTTACTTACAGTTGAAGAAACCATGATGTTTAGTGCAAAACTAAGGCTAAATCTTCCTCAAGAAAAACTATGCTCCAAGGTTAAGTCACTGATTCAAGAGCTTGGTCTTAGCCATGTTGCTAGGACTAGAGTAGGAGATGGAGATGACAGAATCCGCGGAATATCTGGTGGCGAGAGGCGTCGAGTTTCTATTGGTGTTGAAGTCATTCATGATCCAAAAGTGTTGATTCTTGATGAAGCAACTTCTGGTCTTGACAGTACCTCAGCTTTGCAAATAATTGATATGCTGAAAGTCATGGCGGAATCTAGGGGAAGAACTATAATACTGAGTATTCATCAACCCGGGTTCAGGATAGTGAAGTTGTTCAATTCAATACTGTTGTTAGACAATGGCAGTGTGTTGCATCATGGGAGTGTGGATTTGTTGGATGTGAATCTGAGATTGATGGGTTTAGAGCTTCCTCTTCATGTTAATGTTGTTGAGTTTGCTATTGAATCCATTGAGACTATTCAGCAACATCAACAAAGTCTGCAAGTTCAGACCGAAGCGCCGAAACGGGTACTCGGGTCGATGATACTAAAGAAAGGAGATGATCAAGGTGAAAGCAGAAGTGGTAAGTTAACTCTACTACAGCTATTTCAACAATCCAAGGTATTTGACATCGAAAACATCAATGTCGGAATGGATTTCACTTGTGATTATGCTAATTCTAGATTGAGAGAAACTATGATTCTTGCTCATAGGTTCTCCAAAAACATTCTACGTACAAATGAGCTCTTTGCATTCAAGACAGTTCAGATGCTGATTTCTGGTCTGGTTTTAGGCTCCATATTTGGTAATCTCAAAGATGGTTTAGTGGGAGCAGAACAGAGAGTTGGTTTATTTGCTTTCATATTAACGTTTTTGTTATCAAGCACTATTGATGCTCTACCGATTTTTCTGCAAGAAAGGGAGATTCTAATGAAGGAAACATCGAGTGGAAGCTACAGAGTTTCATCCTATGCTTTAGCCAATGGCCTAGTTTACTTGCCATTTCTACTCATACTAGCCATTTTATTCGCAGTGCCGCTGTACTGGATTGTCGGTCTCAACCAAAACTTCACGGCGTTTCTGCACTTTCTGTTGCTAATCTGGCTGATTCTGTATACTGCAAATTCGGTTGTGGTATGTTTCAGTGCTCTGGTGCCTAATTTCATTGTTGGAAATTCGGTAATTGCCGGTGTCATTGGTTCATCTTTTTTGTTTTCTGGTTACTTCATATCCAATCATGAAATTCCAAAGTACTGGATTTTCATGCATTATTTATCTCTATTTAAGTATCCCTTTGAAGGGTTTCTAATAAATGAGTTCTCCAACTCAAAGAAATGCTTAGAGTACATGTTTGGGGCATGTGTGATGAAGGGAGAGGATATACTCAAAGAAGAAGGGTATGGAGGAGAGAGTAGTAGATGGAAGAATGTTGGGGTGATGGTGTCCTTTATCTTTGCTTATAGATTCATTTCTTATGTAATTCTCAGATACAGATGTTCCCAGCGTGTCATCTTCTGA